DNA from Dioscorea cayenensis subsp. rotundata cultivar TDr96_F1 chromosome 26, TDr96_F1_v2_PseudoChromosome.rev07_lg8_w22 25.fasta, whole genome shotgun sequence:
CTGTGATGCCAGTGTGCGAGATGTCCAAAACACGGAGCTTCGTCATGAACGTGAAGAAACCATCACATATTTTAACCAAACGTCTGTTGTGCTGAAGCATCAGTGTCTGGACATTGGGACTCTCGGGAATCTCAGAAATCTCAGTGATGTTGTTCCTCATCAGTGAAACTCTCTCAGCCGCCTTCCACTTCTCGGCCATGGGTGCTTCATGGAGATCTGCTTGTGGTCGGACCAACCATTTGTTGGGCTTCTCTCCGTAATCACAGGCTATCCACAAAGCCAAGCCACGAACCACAGGGTGCATCTTGACAGAATCCTCGTCTTCCCCTTCCTCTAGCAAGGACGCAGCTTTCAATATCCCAAGCAACTCATGCCCCTTGTTATAAATCTCTTGCACGTCGATGTAGATGTCATCTATGATCCCTTCACCGATGCAGTAGTCTATGATCCACTCTTTGTATATGGAGAACCCTTCCGGGTACAGAGAGCAGTAGAGAAGGCATGTTCTTAGTTTATCATTAGCCAAGTTGTCATAACTAGGCCTCAGTATGTCAGAAAAGATCTCCTTACCCAGAAGATCCCATGGTGCTATATCTATGGTGGTCAGGGCGAGCTGCCACTCGTACACCGACTTCCTGGTCGCCATTGCTCGACCGAGTTTGGTCAGCGCCAGGGGTAAACCACCACATTTGAGGAACAGTTGCTTGGCGTGCTTGCGGATCTCTTTGTTGGAATTAATGAGCTGTTTCCCTACCGTCTCCTCAAACAGCGTCCAAGCCTCTTTCCAATCCATGCACTCGACCCGAACCGTCACGTCCGCGTTCAACTCACCGCACATCCCTTCAATCCGAGTCGCCAGTATGATTTTGCTCTGTGATGGGCGTCTGGGAATAGGAATCCCCACCTTTGCAAGATCCAGCGGCTTCCACACTTCATCCAGGATCAACATGAACTTGGACTTGTTAAGCTGCCTGGTTATCAGTCGAGCTCGTTCCTTTTGTGGCGTTGTGTCTTGCCAGGTGATGCCTAGCCATTGTCCAACAACATCTTGGACTTTATCCACACTAGAATCCTTAGGCATGTCCACCCAAATGATGCAATCCAGGTCCATCTCGCGGAGCTGGTTGTTGAGCTCGCCCAGCAGCACTGTTTTCCCAACAGCGGCCATGCCATACACCCCAACGACACGAACGTTCACGTCTTGGACATGGCGCTGGAGCTGCTCCAACACCGAGTCCACGCCCAGAGCCTGATTGACAAGCCTTTCCTGAAACCGCTGAGGCATTGACTCCGCACGAGCCACGTTGTTGACGACCGTACTGATCTTGGTGACCGACTCCTTAACCTCAGGAAGCAAGTCCTCTGCTTTCTTGCTGAGCTggtaaccagagaaaacatccAGTGGGATACCTGCCAAACATTTAGACATGGTCTTGCATCTCTCTTCCATCTTTTTGCTCTGTTCTTGTAGCTTCTTTGCCCGGTCTAACAAGGATTTAGATTCGCTGGTGAGGTTCTTGCCTTGCCTGTCAGCAGCATCCACCTTGCTCTGCAGATCTTCTATTTTGCTGTTCAGTTCCAGCATCTCTTTCTCTAATGCACTCATGTTGGACTCCCAGGCGAGCACATACTTGCTCTCCTTATAGACGTACTCCTTCATGGGAGAccaaattaaattgatgatgctgtcgatcatctctctctctatatctatgtatatatatatatataatatataagatCCGagacacacaaacacacacaggTGAGATGGCTGAGAGCTAGGAGAAGAGCATTATATTAGACTATCCTTTAGCAATGGAGGTGATTGATAATGGTGGCACAGTGAGCAGCACTACGATGTATGCAACAAGGGAAGAGCCGGTCTGGTATCTAATTGAGATGCAGTGTTGAAGGAATCATAGAAATTATCTTTGGGATTATGTGGATGGAAGGAAAACCACTTGATTTTTGGCACAGTATTACTGTACGTCCTAATAAGACTATGTGGAATGTGTGGATTGGAAAACCAGTGGACTATTTATTGCCAA
Protein-coding regions in this window:
- the LOC120253119 gene encoding disease resistance protein RPS2-like, encoding MIDSIINLIWSPMKEYVYKESKYVLAWESNMSALEKEMLELNSKIEDLQSKVDAADRQGKNLTSESKSLLDRAKKLQEQSKKMEERCKTMSKCLAGIPLDVFSGYQLSKKAEDLLPEVKESVTKISTVVNNVARAESMPQRFQERLVNQALGVDSVLEQLQRHVQDVNVRVVGVYGMAAVGKTVLLGELNNQLREMDLDCIIWVDMPKDSSVDKVQDVVGQWLGITWQDTTPQKERARLITRQLNKSKFMLILDEVWKPLDLAKVGIPIPRRPSQSKIILATRIEGMCGELNADVTVRVECMDWKEAWTLFEETVGKQLINSNKEIRKHAKQLFLKCGGLPLALTKLGRAMATRKSVYEWQLALTTIDIAPWDLLGKEIFSDILRPSYDNLANDKLRTCLLYCSLYPEGFSIYKEWIIDYCIGEGIIDDIYIDVQEIYNKGHELLGILKAASLLEEGEDEDSVKMHPVVRGLALWIACDYGEKPNKWLVRPQADLHEAPMAEKWKAAERVSLMRNNITEISEIPESPNVQTLMLQHNRRLVKICDGFFTFMTKLRVLDISHTGITELPAGVGVMTELRYLDLCGTGIKQLPSEIGKLKQLRFLLLSYMKQLAVFPTEVISNLTKLQVFYMYNSYGDWKVGSIGNGVDFDELNALKQLTAMEITIQSVHALQRLAQSHRLVTRTSKLHIRACQGLTTIDMPYCTILGRVMRRLRELRVSDSDELKEVIIVDCDSEYGETDALPKLEILGLYRLSKAKIFCYGGCLRSLTHLNINGCGEMEHLIYLGDDDDDDDEVSEEDEKEDGEQVSGTVIDAFPNLKMLLLKKMPKLKSLSEGRITLAFPSLEYLGVFNCPNLKKLKLKAEKLKMVLGTMQWWDGLEWEDDSMKSLLQPLFRKKAFL